Genomic segment of Oceanispirochaeta sp.:
GATACCCGTATGGGATGTGAAATGTCTCCCCGCATTCTGGAAGCCAGAAAACGGGGTGTTCCTGTGGTGGTTATTGATCCCCGGAGGACACGAACCGTAGACACCATGAGCAGCTGGTGGATTCCCATCAAACCGGGAAGTGATGTGGCTCTGATGGCGGCGATTCTGTTCTTTCTGATTCGGAATGACCTCCAGAATCATGTTTTTATTGAGACTTACAGTACAGGATTCGCACAGCTCAAGGCCTATGTTATGGGGGCGTCCGACGGCATTCCCAAGAGTCCGGAGTGGGCCTCAGAGATCTGCGGTATTCCTGAGGAAGATATTGAAAAGCTGGCGGATCTTTACGGCCGGACGAAAGCTGCGGCCCTCCTGCCGGGGCTTTCTCTGCAACGGGCCATTGCCGGTGAGGAAGCCGCCCGAATGCCCGTGGCACTCCAGCTGGCAACAGGCAATATCGGGGTTCCCGGCGGAAGTTCGGGAGGTCTCTTCTGGGGGAAAATACAGGGTCCCCGGTGCGGGGCTTTTCCCGTTCCTCCCCACAGTGATCCCTCTATCCCTGTATATGAATGGCCTGATACTATTCTGAGTGGGAACTCCAGGGGCAGATCTCTCAAAGGCGCCTACATCACAGGAAGCAATCTGCTGGCTCAGGGGAGTGATATTCAAAAAAACATCAGGGCTTTTCAAAGACTCGATTTGATCATCGGGCATGATTTATTTCTGACTCCCACCATGGCCCTCTGCGATATTGTTTTTCCGGTGGCTTCTTTTCTGGAAAGAGAGGATATTGTGAGCCCCGCGGGTAATTTTCTCCTTTACTCGGCAAAAGCTGTAGAACCACCTCCGGGTGTACTCACAGATTACGCCATCTTTTCAGCTCTGGCCGGCCGTCTCGGCTTCGCCTCAGACTATACGGAAGGAAAATCGAGTTCAGACTGGATCGATTTTTTTTTACAGGATTCCGATATCCCTGATGTTGCCGCTTTCAAAAAGGAGGGTTTGTATATGGGGCAGGAGCAGGAACGAAATGCTTTTTCTGATTTCATTTCAGATCCCTCAAAACATGCTTTGCAGACTCCTTCCGGTAAAATTGAGATTTCGCCCCATGCTTATGAGGATCTGGGATTCCCCGCCTATCCGCACTACCGGGGAGTACACCCTGATGATCCGGCATACCCGCTGTCTTTGATCACCCCCCATCCTCTTCAGGGAATAAACTCCCAATAAGCCAATATCCCCGGGTTCAGAATGGAGGAAGATCTGGGGCTCTGGATCCATCCCGATGATGCGGCAAGCCGCGGTATTCGTACTGATTCCCTTGTGATTCTGAGCAGTCTTCAGGGAAGTATAAAACGAACTGTGCGTATCACAGAAGGGATTATTCCCGGTACGGTTTCACTGAATGAAGGACTCTGGCCTGAATTACTCCGGAGTGATGCCGGAGTCCTGGATACCGGCGGGTCGGTGAATGTGTTGAGCTCGACAGAACCCACATTGCCCAGCTTGTCTTCACGAACCCATACAGTCTTTGTTCAAGTTTCTCTCTTCAATGAAAATTATTAGAATTTTTTATCTTTCTAAAGCGACTTAGATTATATTT
This window contains:
- a CDS encoding molybdopterin dinucleotide binding domain-containing protein, whose protein sequence is MEEDLGLWIHPDDAASRGIRTDSLVILSSLQGSIKRTVRITEGIIPGTVSLNEGLWPELLRSDAGVLDTGGSVNVLSSTEPTLPSLSSRTHTVFVQVSLFNENY
- a CDS encoding molybdopterin-dependent oxidoreductase, coding for WGGATRTKGSYSNGAASFVMPYLFGTKMSGMDAGNLRHSMLIILWGYNAFDTRMGCEMSPRILEARKRGVPVVVIDPRRTRTVDTMSSWWIPIKPGSDVALMAAILFFLIRNDLQNHVFIETYSTGFAQLKAYVMGASDGIPKSPEWASEICGIPEEDIEKLADLYGRTKAAALLPGLSLQRAIAGEEAARMPVALQLATGNIGVPGGSSGGLFWGKIQGPRCGAFPVPPHSDPSIPVYEWPDTILSGNSRGRSLKGAYITGSNLLAQGSDIQKNIRAFQRLDLIIGHDLFLTPTMALCDIVFPVASFLEREDIVSPAGNFLLYSAKAVEPPPGVLTDYAIFSALAGRLGFASDYTEGKSSSDWIDFFLQDSDIPDVAAFKKEGLYMGQEQERNAFSDFISDPSKHALQTPSGKIEISPHAYEDLGFPAYPHYRGVHPDDPAYPLSLITPHPLQGINSQ